Genomic DNA from Chrysiogenia bacterium:
CGGGCGCGCCATCGAGTGCATCGACGCAAATGCCCGAGTCGTCGGCCAGTGTCCAGAGGCCCGTCTGCTCGTAGCCCGCGCGGGCCTTGAGCCGGGCGTTGCCCACGAAGGTTTCTTCGGTTTCCTCCGCGGGGACGAAGTCTGGAAAATCCTTGAGGGTCAGCAGCTCCACGGGAAGGCCGTCGAGAAAGCGGGCGATCTCGGCCCTCTTGCCCTCGTTGCCGGTGGCCAGCAGCAGTTTCATCGGTTCGAGACGATCCCCGGGGCGCCCAGCGCCTTGAGCTGGAGCGCGAGCAGCTCGCCGATGCCGTTTCGACCGAGCTCGAGAAGCTGCTCGAGGGTCTCACGGCTGAAGGGCGCGCCCTCAGCGGTGCCCTGGATCTCGATGAAGTCGCCGGTGCCGGTCATCACGAGGTTCATGTCCGTCTCGGCGCGCGAGTCCTCGACATAGGGAAGATCACAGACCGGAACGCCCTTGACGACGCCCACGCTCACGGCAGCGACCTGATCGGTCACGACGTCCTTGTAGGAATCGGCCTTGATGCGCTCGCGGTCGATGCAGCTCTGCACCGCATCGACGAGCGCGATCCACGCGCCGGTAATGGCCGCCGTCCGGGTGCCGCCGTCCGCCTGGATAACGTCGCAATCGAGCGTGACCGTGCGCTCACCGAGCTTGTTCATGTTCACCACGCCGCGCAGCGCGCGGCCGATCAGGCGCTGGATTTCCTGGGTGCGCCCGCTCTGCTTGCCCTTGGCCGCCTCACGGCCGCTGCGGCTGTGGGTGGAGGCCGGCAGCATGCCGTATTCGGCGGTGACCCAGCCGTGGCCGCGCTGGTCGCG
This window encodes:
- the rph gene encoding ribonuclease PH, which gives rise to MSEENRRIDGRAPGELREVRIERGYLDHAAGSCLITFGQTRVLCAASVEEEVPRFLRDQRGHGWVTAEYGMLPASTHSRSGREAAKGKQSGRTQEIQRLIGRALRGVVNMNKLGERTVTLDCDVIQADGGTRTAAITGAWIALVDAVQSCIDRERIKADSYKDVVTDQVAAVSVGVVKGVPVCDLPYVEDSRAETDMNLVMTGTGDFIEIQGTAEGAPFSRETLEQLLELGRNGIGELLALQLKALGAPGIVSNR
- a CDS encoding non-canonical purine NTP pyrophosphatase, producing MKLLLATGNEGKRAEIARFLDGLPVELLTLKDFPDFVPAEETEETFVGNARLKARAGYEQTGLWTLADDSGICVDALDGAP